Proteins found in one Tamandua tetradactyla isolate mTamTet1 chromosome 1, mTamTet1.pri, whole genome shotgun sequence genomic segment:
- the ENTPD6 gene encoding ectonucleoside triphosphate diphosphohydrolase 6 isoform X3 has protein sequence MPATQSQLRDHRPRDAEMRRTPSSGNLKMTRVAYPLGLFVCLFIYVAYIKWHWASATQAFLSITEVAAGARRGQPARSAPGTATRGPRVFYGIMFDAGSTGTRVHIFQFTQQPGETPTLTHETFRALKPGLSAYADDVEKSTQGIQELLDVAKQEIPFDFWKATPLVLKATAGLRLLPGEKAQKLLQKVKEVFEASPFLVRDDCVSIMNGTDEGVSAWITVNFLTGSLKAPGGGVGMLDLGGGSTQITFLPRAERTLQTSPAGYITSFQMFNRTYRLYSYSYLGLGLMSARLAILGGVEGKPAQDGRELVSPCLAPSFRGEWEHAEVTYRVAGQKAAGLYKLCASKVANVLRNKVHTADEVKDLDFYAFSYYHDLAASAGLIDAEKGGHLVVGDFDVAAKYVCRTMEARPQSSPFACMDLTYISLLLHALGFPGDKELKLTRKINDVETSWALGAIFHYIDSLSRQQSSAL, from the exons ATGCCAGCCACGCAGTCTCAG cTGCGGGACCACAGACCTCGGGACGCGGAGATGAGAAGAACACCAAGCAGCGGGAACCTGAAGATGACGAGGGTGGCGTACCCCCTGGGCCTGTTCGTGTGCCTCTTCATCTACGTTGCCTACATCAAGTGGCACTGGGCCTCTGCCACGCAGGCCTTTCTCAGCATCACCGAGGTGGCCGCTGGGGCCCGGAGGGGCCAGCCTGCCCGCAGCGCCCCTGGGACCGCCACGCGGGGCCCCCGGGTCTTCTATGGGATCATGTTCGATGCAGGGAGCACTGGCACCCGTGTGCACATCTTCCAGTTCACCCAGCAGCCTGGAG aaacTCCCACCTTAACCCACGAAACCTTCAGGGCACTGAAGCCAGGCCTTTCTGCTTATGCTGATGATGTAGAGAAG AGCACCCAGGGGATCCAGGAATTGCTGGATGTCGCTAAACAGGAAATCCCCTTTGACTTCTGGAAGGCCACTCCTTTGGTCCTCAAGGCGACGGCCGGGTTACGCCTGTTACCGGGAGAAAAGGCCCAGAAGCTACTGCAAAAG GTGAAGGAAGTATTTGAGGCTTCGCCTTTCCTTGTCCGGGATGACTGTGTTTCCATCATGAATGGAACGGATGAAG GCGTTTCTGCGTGGATCACCGTCAACTTCCTCACAG gcagtCTGAAAGCCCCCGGCGGTGGCGTGGGCATGCTGGACCTGGGCGGCGGTTCCACCCAGATCACCTTCCTGCCCAGAGCCGAG CGCACCCTTCAGACCTCTCCAGCCGGCTACATAACATCCTTCCAGATGTTCAACAGAACCTACAGGCTCTATTCCTACAG CTACCTGGGGCTCGGGTTGATGTCGGCACGGCTGGCGATTCTGGGCGGTGTGGAAGGGAAGCCTG CTCAGGATGGGAGGGAATTGGTCAGCCCTTGCTTGGCCCCCAGTTTCCGAGGAGAGTGGGAGCACGCTGAGGTGACATACAGAGTTGCGGGCCAGAAAGCAG CAGGTCTCTACAAGCTGTGCGCCAGCAAGGTAGCAAACGTCCTCCGGAATAAAGTACATACAGCAGATGAGGTGAAGGACCTGGACTTCTATGCTTTTTCCTACTACCACGACCTCGCAGCCAGCGCTGGCCTCATAG ACGCTGAGAAAGGAGGCCACCTGGTGGTCGGGGACTTCGACGTCGCAGCTAAGTATG TGTGTCGCACGATGGAAGCCCGTCCCCAGAGCAGCCCCTTCGCGTGCATGGACCTCACCTACATCAGCCTGCTGCTGCACGCACTCGGCTTCCCAGGGGACAAAGAGCTGAAG CTGACTCGGAAGATCAATGATGTTGAGACCAGCTGGGCCCTGGGTGCCATTTTTCATTACATCGACTCCCTGAGCCGACAGCAGAGCTCAGCCTTGTAG
- the ENTPD6 gene encoding ectonucleoside triphosphate diphosphohydrolase 6 isoform X2: MPATQSQLRDHRPRDAEMRRTPSSGNLKMTRVAYPLGLFVCLFIYVAYIKWHWASATQAFLSITEVAAGARRGQPARSAPGTATRGPRVFYGIMFDAGSTGTRVHIFQFTQQPGETPTLTHETFRALKPGLSAYADDVEKSTQGIQELLDVAKQEIPFDFWKATPLVLKATAGLRLLPGEKAQKLLQKVKEVFEASPFLVRDDCVSIMNGTDEGVSAWITVNFLTGSLKAPGGGVGMLDLGGGSTQITFLPRAERTLQTSPAGYITSFQMFNRTYRLYSYSYLGLGLMSARLAILGGVEGKPAQDGRELVSPCLAPSFRGEWEHAEVTYRVAGQKAGLYKLCASKVANVLRNKVHTADEVKDLDFYAFSYYHDLAASAGLIDAEKGGHLVVGDFDVAAKYVCRTMEARPQSSPFACMDLTYISLLLHALGFPGDKELKVQTGLSAPNSHLHGASGKGAPSCVPQHAPSSEGVAQSSFRAASCTPA; the protein is encoded by the exons ATGCCAGCCACGCAGTCTCAG cTGCGGGACCACAGACCTCGGGACGCGGAGATGAGAAGAACACCAAGCAGCGGGAACCTGAAGATGACGAGGGTGGCGTACCCCCTGGGCCTGTTCGTGTGCCTCTTCATCTACGTTGCCTACATCAAGTGGCACTGGGCCTCTGCCACGCAGGCCTTTCTCAGCATCACCGAGGTGGCCGCTGGGGCCCGGAGGGGCCAGCCTGCCCGCAGCGCCCCTGGGACCGCCACGCGGGGCCCCCGGGTCTTCTATGGGATCATGTTCGATGCAGGGAGCACTGGCACCCGTGTGCACATCTTCCAGTTCACCCAGCAGCCTGGAG aaacTCCCACCTTAACCCACGAAACCTTCAGGGCACTGAAGCCAGGCCTTTCTGCTTATGCTGATGATGTAGAGAAG AGCACCCAGGGGATCCAGGAATTGCTGGATGTCGCTAAACAGGAAATCCCCTTTGACTTCTGGAAGGCCACTCCTTTGGTCCTCAAGGCGACGGCCGGGTTACGCCTGTTACCGGGAGAAAAGGCCCAGAAGCTACTGCAAAAG GTGAAGGAAGTATTTGAGGCTTCGCCTTTCCTTGTCCGGGATGACTGTGTTTCCATCATGAATGGAACGGATGAAG GCGTTTCTGCGTGGATCACCGTCAACTTCCTCACAG gcagtCTGAAAGCCCCCGGCGGTGGCGTGGGCATGCTGGACCTGGGCGGCGGTTCCACCCAGATCACCTTCCTGCCCAGAGCCGAG CGCACCCTTCAGACCTCTCCAGCCGGCTACATAACATCCTTCCAGATGTTCAACAGAACCTACAGGCTCTATTCCTACAG CTACCTGGGGCTCGGGTTGATGTCGGCACGGCTGGCGATTCTGGGCGGTGTGGAAGGGAAGCCTG CTCAGGATGGGAGGGAATTGGTCAGCCCTTGCTTGGCCCCCAGTTTCCGAGGAGAGTGGGAGCACGCTGAGGTGACATACAGAGTTGCGGGCCAGAAAGCAG GTCTCTACAAGCTGTGCGCCAGCAAGGTAGCAAACGTCCTCCGGAATAAAGTACATACAGCAGATGAGGTGAAGGACCTGGACTTCTATGCTTTTTCCTACTACCACGACCTCGCAGCCAGCGCTGGCCTCATAG ACGCTGAGAAAGGAGGCCACCTGGTGGTCGGGGACTTCGACGTCGCAGCTAAGTATG TGTGTCGCACGATGGAAGCCCGTCCCCAGAGCAGCCCCTTCGCGTGCATGGACCTCACCTACATCAGCCTGCTGCTGCACGCACTCGGCTTCCCAGGGGACAAAGAGCTGAAGGTACAGACTGGCCTCTCAGCACCCAACTCCCACCTGCATGGTGCATCCGGGAAAGGGGCCCCGAGCTGTGTCCCCCAGCATGCTCCTAGTTCAGAAGGAGTGGCCCAGAGTAGCTTTAGGGCTGCTTCGTGCACTCCCGCCTGA
- the ENTPD6 gene encoding ectonucleoside triphosphate diphosphohydrolase 6 isoform X1, which translates to MPATQSQLRDHRPRDAEMRRTPSSGNLKMTRVAYPLGLFVCLFIYVAYIKWHWASATQAFLSITEVAAGARRGQPARSAPGTATRGPRVFYGIMFDAGSTGTRVHIFQFTQQPGETPTLTHETFRALKPGLSAYADDVEKSTQGIQELLDVAKQEIPFDFWKATPLVLKATAGLRLLPGEKAQKLLQKVKEVFEASPFLVRDDCVSIMNGTDEGVSAWITVNFLTGSLKAPGGGVGMLDLGGGSTQITFLPRAERTLQTSPAGYITSFQMFNRTYRLYSYSYLGLGLMSARLAILGGVEGKPAQDGRELVSPCLAPSFRGEWEHAEVTYRVAGQKAAGLYKLCASKVANVLRNKVHTADEVKDLDFYAFSYYHDLAASAGLIDAEKGGHLVVGDFDVAAKYVCRTMEARPQSSPFACMDLTYISLLLHALGFPGDKELKVQTGLSAPNSHLHGASGKGAPSCVPQHAPSSEGVAQSSFRAASCTPA; encoded by the exons ATGCCAGCCACGCAGTCTCAG cTGCGGGACCACAGACCTCGGGACGCGGAGATGAGAAGAACACCAAGCAGCGGGAACCTGAAGATGACGAGGGTGGCGTACCCCCTGGGCCTGTTCGTGTGCCTCTTCATCTACGTTGCCTACATCAAGTGGCACTGGGCCTCTGCCACGCAGGCCTTTCTCAGCATCACCGAGGTGGCCGCTGGGGCCCGGAGGGGCCAGCCTGCCCGCAGCGCCCCTGGGACCGCCACGCGGGGCCCCCGGGTCTTCTATGGGATCATGTTCGATGCAGGGAGCACTGGCACCCGTGTGCACATCTTCCAGTTCACCCAGCAGCCTGGAG aaacTCCCACCTTAACCCACGAAACCTTCAGGGCACTGAAGCCAGGCCTTTCTGCTTATGCTGATGATGTAGAGAAG AGCACCCAGGGGATCCAGGAATTGCTGGATGTCGCTAAACAGGAAATCCCCTTTGACTTCTGGAAGGCCACTCCTTTGGTCCTCAAGGCGACGGCCGGGTTACGCCTGTTACCGGGAGAAAAGGCCCAGAAGCTACTGCAAAAG GTGAAGGAAGTATTTGAGGCTTCGCCTTTCCTTGTCCGGGATGACTGTGTTTCCATCATGAATGGAACGGATGAAG GCGTTTCTGCGTGGATCACCGTCAACTTCCTCACAG gcagtCTGAAAGCCCCCGGCGGTGGCGTGGGCATGCTGGACCTGGGCGGCGGTTCCACCCAGATCACCTTCCTGCCCAGAGCCGAG CGCACCCTTCAGACCTCTCCAGCCGGCTACATAACATCCTTCCAGATGTTCAACAGAACCTACAGGCTCTATTCCTACAG CTACCTGGGGCTCGGGTTGATGTCGGCACGGCTGGCGATTCTGGGCGGTGTGGAAGGGAAGCCTG CTCAGGATGGGAGGGAATTGGTCAGCCCTTGCTTGGCCCCCAGTTTCCGAGGAGAGTGGGAGCACGCTGAGGTGACATACAGAGTTGCGGGCCAGAAAGCAG CAGGTCTCTACAAGCTGTGCGCCAGCAAGGTAGCAAACGTCCTCCGGAATAAAGTACATACAGCAGATGAGGTGAAGGACCTGGACTTCTATGCTTTTTCCTACTACCACGACCTCGCAGCCAGCGCTGGCCTCATAG ACGCTGAGAAAGGAGGCCACCTGGTGGTCGGGGACTTCGACGTCGCAGCTAAGTATG TGTGTCGCACGATGGAAGCCCGTCCCCAGAGCAGCCCCTTCGCGTGCATGGACCTCACCTACATCAGCCTGCTGCTGCACGCACTCGGCTTCCCAGGGGACAAAGAGCTGAAGGTACAGACTGGCCTCTCAGCACCCAACTCCCACCTGCATGGTGCATCCGGGAAAGGGGCCCCGAGCTGTGTCCCCCAGCATGCTCCTAGTTCAGAAGGAGTGGCCCAGAGTAGCTTTAGGGCTGCTTCGTGCACTCCCGCCTGA
- the ENTPD6 gene encoding ectonucleoside triphosphate diphosphohydrolase 6 isoform X4: MRRTPSSGNLKMTRVAYPLGLFVCLFIYVAYIKWHWASATQAFLSITEVAAGARRGQPARSAPGTATRGPRVFYGIMFDAGSTGTRVHIFQFTQQPGETPTLTHETFRALKPGLSAYADDVEKSTQGIQELLDVAKQEIPFDFWKATPLVLKATAGLRLLPGEKAQKLLQKVKEVFEASPFLVRDDCVSIMNGTDEGVSAWITVNFLTGSLKAPGGGVGMLDLGGGSTQITFLPRAERTLQTSPAGYITSFQMFNRTYRLYSYSYLGLGLMSARLAILGGVEGKPAQDGRELVSPCLAPSFRGEWEHAEVTYRVAGQKAAGLYKLCASKVANVLRNKVHTADEVKDLDFYAFSYYHDLAASAGLIDAEKGGHLVVGDFDVAAKYVCRTMEARPQSSPFACMDLTYISLLLHALGFPGDKELKVQTGLSAPNSHLHGASGKGAPSCVPQHAPSSEGVAQSSFRAASCTPA; the protein is encoded by the exons ATGAGAAGAACACCAAGCAGCGGGAACCTGAAGATGACGAGGGTGGCGTACCCCCTGGGCCTGTTCGTGTGCCTCTTCATCTACGTTGCCTACATCAAGTGGCACTGGGCCTCTGCCACGCAGGCCTTTCTCAGCATCACCGAGGTGGCCGCTGGGGCCCGGAGGGGCCAGCCTGCCCGCAGCGCCCCTGGGACCGCCACGCGGGGCCCCCGGGTCTTCTATGGGATCATGTTCGATGCAGGGAGCACTGGCACCCGTGTGCACATCTTCCAGTTCACCCAGCAGCCTGGAG aaacTCCCACCTTAACCCACGAAACCTTCAGGGCACTGAAGCCAGGCCTTTCTGCTTATGCTGATGATGTAGAGAAG AGCACCCAGGGGATCCAGGAATTGCTGGATGTCGCTAAACAGGAAATCCCCTTTGACTTCTGGAAGGCCACTCCTTTGGTCCTCAAGGCGACGGCCGGGTTACGCCTGTTACCGGGAGAAAAGGCCCAGAAGCTACTGCAAAAG GTGAAGGAAGTATTTGAGGCTTCGCCTTTCCTTGTCCGGGATGACTGTGTTTCCATCATGAATGGAACGGATGAAG GCGTTTCTGCGTGGATCACCGTCAACTTCCTCACAG gcagtCTGAAAGCCCCCGGCGGTGGCGTGGGCATGCTGGACCTGGGCGGCGGTTCCACCCAGATCACCTTCCTGCCCAGAGCCGAG CGCACCCTTCAGACCTCTCCAGCCGGCTACATAACATCCTTCCAGATGTTCAACAGAACCTACAGGCTCTATTCCTACAG CTACCTGGGGCTCGGGTTGATGTCGGCACGGCTGGCGATTCTGGGCGGTGTGGAAGGGAAGCCTG CTCAGGATGGGAGGGAATTGGTCAGCCCTTGCTTGGCCCCCAGTTTCCGAGGAGAGTGGGAGCACGCTGAGGTGACATACAGAGTTGCGGGCCAGAAAGCAG CAGGTCTCTACAAGCTGTGCGCCAGCAAGGTAGCAAACGTCCTCCGGAATAAAGTACATACAGCAGATGAGGTGAAGGACCTGGACTTCTATGCTTTTTCCTACTACCACGACCTCGCAGCCAGCGCTGGCCTCATAG ACGCTGAGAAAGGAGGCCACCTGGTGGTCGGGGACTTCGACGTCGCAGCTAAGTATG TGTGTCGCACGATGGAAGCCCGTCCCCAGAGCAGCCCCTTCGCGTGCATGGACCTCACCTACATCAGCCTGCTGCTGCACGCACTCGGCTTCCCAGGGGACAAAGAGCTGAAGGTACAGACTGGCCTCTCAGCACCCAACTCCCACCTGCATGGTGCATCCGGGAAAGGGGCCCCGAGCTGTGTCCCCCAGCATGCTCCTAGTTCAGAAGGAGTGGCCCAGAGTAGCTTTAGGGCTGCTTCGTGCACTCCCGCCTGA
- the ENTPD6 gene encoding ectonucleoside triphosphate diphosphohydrolase 6 isoform X5: MPATQSQLRDHRPRDAEMRRTPSSGNLKMTRVAYPLGLFVCLFIYVAYIKWHWASATQAFLSITEVAAGARRGQPARSAPGTATRGPRVFYGIMFDAGSTGTRVHIFQFTQQPGETPTLTHETFRALKPGLSAYADDVEKSTQGIQELLDVAKQEIPFDFWKATPLVLKATAGLRLLPGEKAQKLLQKVKEVFEASPFLVRDDCVSIMNGTDEGVSAWITVNFLTAQDGRELVSPCLAPSFRGEWEHAEVTYRVAGQKAAGLYKLCASKVANVLRNKVHTADEVKDLDFYAFSYYHDLAASAGLIDAEKGGHLVVGDFDVAAKYVCRTMEARPQSSPFACMDLTYISLLLHALGFPGDKELKVQTGLSAPNSHLHGASGKGAPSCVPQHAPSSEGVAQSSFRAASCTPA, from the exons ATGCCAGCCACGCAGTCTCAG cTGCGGGACCACAGACCTCGGGACGCGGAGATGAGAAGAACACCAAGCAGCGGGAACCTGAAGATGACGAGGGTGGCGTACCCCCTGGGCCTGTTCGTGTGCCTCTTCATCTACGTTGCCTACATCAAGTGGCACTGGGCCTCTGCCACGCAGGCCTTTCTCAGCATCACCGAGGTGGCCGCTGGGGCCCGGAGGGGCCAGCCTGCCCGCAGCGCCCCTGGGACCGCCACGCGGGGCCCCCGGGTCTTCTATGGGATCATGTTCGATGCAGGGAGCACTGGCACCCGTGTGCACATCTTCCAGTTCACCCAGCAGCCTGGAG aaacTCCCACCTTAACCCACGAAACCTTCAGGGCACTGAAGCCAGGCCTTTCTGCTTATGCTGATGATGTAGAGAAG AGCACCCAGGGGATCCAGGAATTGCTGGATGTCGCTAAACAGGAAATCCCCTTTGACTTCTGGAAGGCCACTCCTTTGGTCCTCAAGGCGACGGCCGGGTTACGCCTGTTACCGGGAGAAAAGGCCCAGAAGCTACTGCAAAAG GTGAAGGAAGTATTTGAGGCTTCGCCTTTCCTTGTCCGGGATGACTGTGTTTCCATCATGAATGGAACGGATGAAG GCGTTTCTGCGTGGATCACCGTCAACTTCCTCACAG CTCAGGATGGGAGGGAATTGGTCAGCCCTTGCTTGGCCCCCAGTTTCCGAGGAGAGTGGGAGCACGCTGAGGTGACATACAGAGTTGCGGGCCAGAAAGCAG CAGGTCTCTACAAGCTGTGCGCCAGCAAGGTAGCAAACGTCCTCCGGAATAAAGTACATACAGCAGATGAGGTGAAGGACCTGGACTTCTATGCTTTTTCCTACTACCACGACCTCGCAGCCAGCGCTGGCCTCATAG ACGCTGAGAAAGGAGGCCACCTGGTGGTCGGGGACTTCGACGTCGCAGCTAAGTATG TGTGTCGCACGATGGAAGCCCGTCCCCAGAGCAGCCCCTTCGCGTGCATGGACCTCACCTACATCAGCCTGCTGCTGCACGCACTCGGCTTCCCAGGGGACAAAGAGCTGAAGGTACAGACTGGCCTCTCAGCACCCAACTCCCACCTGCATGGTGCATCCGGGAAAGGGGCCCCGAGCTGTGTCCCCCAGCATGCTCCTAGTTCAGAAGGAGTGGCCCAGAGTAGCTTTAGGGCTGCTTCGTGCACTCCCGCCTGA